The proteins below are encoded in one region of Eubacterium sp. 1001713B170207_170306_E7:
- a CDS encoding ECF transporter S component, translating to MKKLTTNMLVFMAMAVVLNFVGCFAALVLKLPVYLDSIGTLLSAVLMGPAAGAVVGGLTALINGATIDPVSLYFLPVQVVAGVSTGLLFKTGRFEGLKSVLAIVLVTLFVSIMSSVIVAFVFNGVTSSGSSFIVAVLKNSGVNIITSVFSTQIITDLLDKIICFSVVFGIIKVIPIPLKNKLVKHY from the coding sequence ATGAAGAAGCTTACCACCAATATGCTTGTTTTTATGGCCATGGCCGTTGTTTTGAATTTTGTGGGCTGTTTTGCTGCGTTGGTGCTTAAGCTTCCAGTTTATCTGGATTCGATCGGCACGCTGCTTTCCGCGGTGCTGATGGGGCCTGCTGCCGGCGCGGTTGTCGGAGGCCTGACCGCACTGATAAACGGTGCGACCATTGATCCGGTATCCCTTTACTTTTTACCGGTGCAGGTAGTGGCTGGCGTATCAACAGGACTGCTTTTTAAAACCGGCCGTTTCGAGGGATTAAAATCTGTACTGGCCATTGTGCTGGTAACTCTGTTTGTTTCCATTATGTCCTCTGTGATCGTCGCCTTTGTGTTTAACGGCGTTACATCTTCAGGGTCGAGCTTTATTGTCGCCGTCTTAAAAAATTCCGGCGTTAACATTATTACCTCTGTTTTTTCAACTCAGATCATTACAGATCTGTTGGATAAGATTATTTGTTTTTCAGTCGTCTTTGGCATTATTAAGGTTATTCCGATTCCCTTAAAAAATAAATTGGTAAAGCATTATTGA
- the mnmA gene encoding tRNA 2-thiouridine(34) synthase MnmA produces the protein MKNRKVILGFSGGVDSAAAALILKNKGYEVLGVTFDFFGDETLLEKAGALARKIGIRHEYVDKRQDFREKVIDPFIAGYLKGYTPNPCVRCDAVMKFNGLLDYADREGAVQIATGHYLKLERSHGHIRIKVSDDPRKDQSYYLYTLNQACLKRLIFPLSAFKSKDAVRAYLNEQGIGISKSEESQGICFIPDGNYGRFIKKEIPLMPEGRFRDRFGSILGTHNGFYHYTVGQKRGIPLLSGKKYVVTALRPESNEVILGEEAELYQKRIFLKALHFIEGRLYAGKVQFKICRWGYLYSGTLFLSDAHRGYLECDERVRAPMPGQAAVFYDGDTLLGGGTIDYK, from the coding sequence ATGAAAAACAGAAAAGTAATTTTGGGGTTCAGCGGCGGTGTCGATAGCGCCGCCGCTGCCCTTATTTTAAAAAATAAAGGTTACGAGGTTTTAGGCGTAACCTTTGATTTTTTTGGAGATGAAACGCTTCTCGAAAAAGCTGGCGCTCTGGCCCGAAAAATCGGTATCCGGCATGAATATGTCGATAAGCGGCAGGATTTCAGGGAAAAGGTTATCGACCCCTTTATCGCTGGTTACCTCAAGGGCTATACCCCTAACCCCTGTGTCCGTTGTGACGCGGTCATGAAATTTAATGGACTCTTGGATTACGCCGATAGAGAAGGGGCCGTCCAGATAGCGACCGGTCACTATCTGAAACTTGAAAGATCCCACGGGCATATTCGGATTAAAGTCAGCGATGATCCCAGAAAGGACCAGAGCTATTATCTTTATACGCTTAATCAGGCATGCCTGAAGCGGCTCATTTTTCCTCTGAGTGCCTTTAAATCAAAGGACGCCGTGCGTGCTTATCTAAACGAGCAGGGCATCGGGATTTCAAAGTCTGAAGAAAGCCAGGGCATCTGCTTTATTCCGGATGGAAACTATGGCCGCTTCATAAAAAAAGAAATCCCCTTAATGCCAGAGGGGCGTTTTCGTGATCGCTTTGGCAGTATTCTCGGAACTCACAATGGCTTTTACCATTATACGGTGGGGCAGAAGCGCGGCATTCCTTTACTCTCCGGAAAAAAATACGTTGTTACGGCTTTACGCCCAGAATCCAACGAGGTCATTCTCGGCGAGGAAGCAGAGCTTTACCAGAAAAGAATCTTTTTAAAAGCGCTTCATTTTATTGAAGGCCGCCTATACGCAGGAAAAGTTCAGTTTAAAATCTGCCGCTGGGGCTATCTGTATTCCGGGACCCTTTTTCTGTCAGATGCCCACCGTGGTTATCTGGAATGTGATGAAAGGGTTCGAGCTCCCATGCCCGGGCAGGCAGCTGTATTTTATGATGGTGACACGCTTTTAGGCGGAGGAACCATTGATTATAAGTAA
- a CDS encoding Mur ligase family protein has protein sequence MKFYLALWYAKAINGLINLVSKGRGSNLSGEKALKVDPRMVEHFKGIDYSKVVFITGTNGKSSTTNLVTHILRENGKTVVSNLEGANLLPGIATILAKESTMTGKLKADYFVFETDERYLPLIYDQLPAENMLITNLQKDQVQRNGDPDFIYRKLTSFMNPKMHLYLNNEEPRTKSFERFTDHVTYYGVEKHSESFEKDETYPTCACPKCYHKIDFDYYTIDSVGPFTCTNCGYSSEAAPHYAVKDVDFENKTFTVEDETFNMPYDLPFMLYNYSGALALCERFAGVSVKEAVPAFKSFKNIGGRFEVLHYKDKTIKYMRIKQENPDTLQSALNIMASDQEAKMVCFGFYAVSDFIPFYTNTFYSFDCDFKPLAESNVEKYFCFSQNVCYDTANRLIYEGVEAEKIAIKDTDDIETIFEEIEKADTSNIYLITWLETFNKMKKYIEEGK, from the coding sequence ATGAAGTTTTATTTGGCGTTATGGTACGCTAAAGCCATTAACGGCCTCATCAATCTTGTCAGCAAGGGGAGAGGGTCTAACCTTTCCGGAGAGAAGGCCTTAAAGGTAGACCCCAGAATGGTCGAGCATTTCAAGGGGATCGACTATTCCAAGGTTGTTTTTATTACAGGAACCAATGGTAAATCGAGCACCACCAATCTGGTGACGCACATTTTAAGAGAAAACGGAAAAACCGTTGTATCAAACCTGGAGGGAGCTAATTTACTGCCTGGTATCGCGACGATTCTGGCAAAAGAATCGACAATGACCGGAAAGCTCAAGGCAGACTATTTTGTCTTTGAAACAGATGAGCGTTATCTACCGCTCATCTATGATCAGCTTCCCGCAGAAAATATGTTAATCACGAATCTGCAGAAGGATCAGGTTCAGCGCAACGGCGACCCGGATTTTATCTATCGTAAGCTCACCTCTTTTATGAATCCTAAAATGCACTTATACTTAAATAACGAGGAGCCAAGGACAAAATCCTTTGAACGCTTTACGGACCATGTCACTTATTATGGCGTGGAAAAGCATTCTGAATCCTTTGAGAAGGACGAAACCTATCCAACCTGTGCCTGTCCAAAATGTTACCATAAAATTGATTTTGACTATTACACCATCGACAGCGTTGGGCCGTTTACCTGTACGAACTGCGGTTATTCCAGCGAAGCGGCGCCGCACTACGCTGTGAAGGATGTTGACTTTGAAAACAAGACCTTCACGGTTGAGGATGAGACCTTTAATATGCCTTATGATCTGCCGTTTATGCTGTACAATTACAGCGGTGCTCTGGCGCTCTGTGAACGCTTTGCAGGCGTTTCCGTCAAGGAGGCAGTCCCGGCCTTTAAATCCTTTAAAAACATTGGCGGCCGTTTTGAGGTGCTTCACTACAAGGATAAAACCATTAAGTATATGCGCATCAAGCAGGAAAATCCGGATACCCTCCAGAGTGCCTTAAACATCATGGCTTCGGATCAGGAAGCCAAAATGGTCTGCTTTGGTTTCTACGCGGTCTCAGATTTTATCCCTTTTTATACCAACACCTTTTACAGCTTTGACTGCGACTTTAAGCCGCTTGCAGAATCAAATGTTGAAAAATATTTTTGTTTTTCACAAAATGTTTGCTATGATACTGCCAACCGGTTAATTTATGAAGGCGTTGAGGCTGAAAAAATCGCCATTAAGGATACCGATGATATCGAGACAATTTTTGAAGAAATTGAAAAAGCGGATACTTCTAATATTTACCTGATTACATGGCTTGAAACCTTTAATAAAATGAAAAAATACATCGAGGAGGGCAAATAA
- a CDS encoding cobalamin biosynthesis protein CobQ yields MNEKTLKIGWMFPDSLYLHGDRGNVLALKRIGEAAGFEVEIEKIDFDTEDFTPMDYDFLFCSPGEIASFSSIIDFLEPYDLSLRGFIQAGRPMLVTGTSIALWGNEIQRDDGSVLKGLGIIDVETTENKAVYGDDLYFSCSLNGTQMEIIGNQIQMADFKLTGDDEPFGQLNYGYGNNGKDRNEGVQVKNAVFTNTLGPVLVCNPWMTEAFIRIIADNQDVVLEDFSVNMSLEEKSFETKKQFVLKKTTYLTNCKR; encoded by the coding sequence ATGAATGAAAAAACATTAAAAATCGGGTGGATGTTTCCCGATTCCCTTTACCTCCACGGTGACCGCGGAAATGTCCTGGCACTAAAGCGGATAGGTGAAGCCGCAGGTTTTGAGGTGGAAATTGAGAAAATTGATTTCGACACTGAAGATTTTACCCCGATGGATTACGACTTTTTATTCTGTTCCCCCGGGGAGATCGCATCTTTTTCCTCCATTATCGACTTTCTGGAGCCCTATGACCTTTCGCTCCGCGGCTTTATTCAGGCTGGCCGCCCCATGCTTGTCACAGGAACCAGTATTGCTCTATGGGGCAACGAAATCCAAAGAGACGATGGCAGTGTTTTGAAAGGCCTCGGCATTATTGATGTGGAAACCACTGAAAACAAAGCGGTTTACGGCGATGATCTCTATTTCAGCTGTAGTCTGAACGGCACTCAAATGGAAATCATCGGAAACCAGATTCAGATGGCCGATTTTAAACTGACAGGTGATGATGAGCCGTTTGGGCAGCTGAACTACGGCTATGGAAACAACGGCAAAGACCGCAATGAGGGCGTTCAGGTCAAAAACGCTGTTTTCACAAACACCCTCGGCCCAGTGCTTGTCTGCAATCCCTGGATGACAGAAGCCTTTATCCGCATTATTGCAGATAATCAGGACGTTGTTCTTGAAGATTTTTCTGTCAATATGTCCCTTGAGGAAAAGTCCTTTGAGACTAAAAAACAGTTTGTTTTGAAAAAAACAACGTACCTGACAAATTGTAAAAGATAG
- a CDS encoding nucleoside hydrolase, translated as MTKRKVIIDCDPGIDDALAIMLACRSPELEILGITIVSGNINGYQCAENALQILKVMDRLDIPVYLGATRPLLRDMVVAEETHGEDGLGGVRFEKIENVRYHEGAVDFILNTLKTEDHVSVLAIGPLTNLALALQADKAVLSRLDELVLMGGAFKSHGNCSPVAEFNFWADPDAAEMVLNQLDRPITMVGLDVTREVVLTPNYIELLRQLEDPVADCIVDITRFYLDFHWEQERTLGCVINDPLAIAYFIDPSICSGKDYYVDVVTEGKAIGMSMVDAGNIYKKKPNCFVLTQVHARAFMEMFMTRLFPEHQSDITAVLSNEKYGYE; from the coding sequence ATGACAAAAAGAAAAGTAATTATTGACTGCGATCCGGGGATTGACGACGCGCTGGCAATTATGCTGGCATGCCGTTCGCCGGAACTTGAAATTTTAGGCATTACCATTGTATCCGGTAATATCAACGGTTATCAGTGCGCCGAAAACGCACTTCAGATTTTAAAGGTTATGGATCGCCTGGATATTCCGGTTTATCTCGGCGCGACACGTCCTCTTTTAAGAGATATGGTCGTTGCAGAGGAAACGCACGGCGAAGATGGGCTGGGCGGCGTTAGATTTGAAAAAATCGAAAATGTCCGTTATCATGAGGGCGCCGTCGACTTTATTTTGAATACATTAAAAACCGAGGATCATGTTTCTGTACTTGCCATTGGCCCCTTAACCAATCTGGCTCTGGCCTTACAGGCTGATAAAGCCGTACTGAGCCGGCTCGATGAGCTTGTCTTAATGGGCGGCGCTTTCAAAAGCCACGGCAACTGTTCGCCGGTGGCTGAGTTCAATTTCTGGGCTGATCCGGACGCGGCTGAAATGGTTTTGAACCAGTTGGACCGCCCCATTACCATGGTGGGCCTGGATGTCACCCGGGAAGTTGTTCTGACGCCAAACTACATCGAGCTGCTGCGCCAGCTTGAGGATCCGGTGGCGGATTGCATTGTTGATATTACACGATTTTATCTGGATTTTCACTGGGAACAGGAGCGGACTCTGGGCTGCGTTATCAATGATCCCCTGGCCATCGCTTACTTTATTGATCCCTCCATTTGTTCGGGCAAAGACTACTATGTGGACGTGGTTACCGAAGGAAAGGCCATTGGGATGAGTATGGTAGACGCCGGTAATATTTATAAGAAAAAACCCAACTGTTTTGTTCTTACACAGGTACACGCCAGAGCATTTATGGAAATGTTTATGACGCGTCTTTTTCCTGAGCATCAATCAGATATTACTGCGGTTTTATCCAATGAGAAATACGGTTATGAATAG
- the glmM gene encoding phosphoglucosamine mutase — protein sequence MGKFFGTDGVRGVYGEELTTELAYQLGRYGAYILSEGSHNPKIVIGKDTRISGDPLEKALTDGIISVGGKVVLAGVIPTPAVAVIAREINADAGIVISASHNPYQFNGIKFFNGDGYKLSDDVENQIEKCIIDQLTINDRADGSVETLEQPEKIYVDHITKGFACDFSGIRMVLDCANGASFRIAPKFFIDSGADVVVIGHEPDGKNINDGYGSTCLDKLSEHVLSEKADIGIAFDGDADRCLAVDNEGRIIDGDKILHLVGAKLKQEGRLNKDTVVVTVMSNIGLDIALKDCGCKSVKTNVGDRYVLEEMLKEGYNLGGEQSGHVILLDHNTTGDGLLTAVSLLTILKEETRTAAELASLMTSYPQVLVNAKVTNQTKNDYLTDAVIQERIAEVEKHFDGQGRVLIRPSGTEPLVRVMIEGKDQSELNRIATDLAKLIEERLA from the coding sequence ATGGGAAAATTTTTTGGTACTGATGGTGTCCGTGGTGTCTATGGTGAGGAATTAACCACAGAATTAGCCTATCAGCTTGGACGTTATGGCGCTTATATACTTTCTGAAGGCAGCCATAATCCTAAAATTGTTATCGGCAAGGATACCCGTATTTCGGGTGATCCTCTTGAAAAAGCTCTGACCGATGGTATCATCTCCGTCGGCGGCAAGGTCGTACTGGCAGGCGTTATACCAACACCTGCGGTGGCGGTTATCGCGCGCGAGATTAACGCAGATGCCGGGATTGTCATCTCAGCATCGCATAATCCTTATCAGTTTAACGGGATTAAATTTTTCAACGGCGATGGCTATAAGCTTTCAGATGACGTAGAAAATCAAATTGAAAAATGTATCATTGACCAGCTCACGATCAATGATCGTGCAGACGGCTCAGTCGAAACTCTGGAGCAGCCTGAGAAAATATATGTAGATCATATCACAAAGGGATTTGCCTGCGATTTTTCTGGTATCCGCATGGTACTGGACTGCGCTAATGGTGCATCCTTCCGCATTGCGCCGAAGTTCTTTATTGATTCCGGTGCTGATGTAGTGGTGATCGGGCATGAGCCTGACGGGAAAAACATCAATGACGGGTACGGTTCCACCTGCCTTGACAAACTCAGCGAGCATGTTCTTTCAGAAAAAGCGGATATCGGAATTGCCTTTGACGGAGACGCAGACCGTTGTCTGGCGGTTGACAATGAAGGCCGCATTATCGACGGTGATAAGATCCTTCATCTGGTCGGCGCAAAGCTGAAACAGGAGGGGCGTCTGAATAAGGACACGGTTGTAGTGACCGTTATGAGCAATATCGGCCTTGATATTGCTTTAAAGGACTGCGGCTGTAAAAGTGTAAAAACAAATGTCGGCGACCGCTACGTTTTGGAGGAAATGCTGAAGGAAGGCTATAACCTTGGCGGCGAGCAATCCGGCCATGTTATTTTATTAGATCATAATACCACCGGCGACGGTCTCTTGACCGCGGTCTCTCTTTTAACCATTTTAAAGGAAGAAACCCGTACTGCGGCTGAGCTTGCCTCCTTAATGACATCCTATCCTCAGGTGCTGGTGAACGCTAAAGTAACCAATCAAACTAAAAATGATTACTTAACAGATGCAGTAATCCAGGAACGGATAGCGGAGGTTGAGAAACATTTTGACGGTCAGGGACGTGTACTGATCCGCCCATCCGGCACAGAGCCGCTGGTGCGGGTCATGATCGAAGGAAAGGATCAATCGGAGCTTAACCGTATCGCCACAGATCTCGCTAAGCTCATTGAAGAACGCCTGGCTTAA